The Armatimonadota bacterium genome includes a region encoding these proteins:
- a CDS encoding tetratricopeptide repeat protein, which produces MNRIRVNLFGKHASVLVGGKELAFDRRMPWQLLAVLAFAGDKPTERTRLVALVTRREDKHPFNALSAQLTRLRALLGEQALRDSGPYGLVLNPEVVTVDLWEFRADLMACMEGVWSESTNLRLRQVLARYQPLLSDDRWQWLAAARQDVLETCIRACRRLRFAEALTFLSRADGLHPALSEVIVLHQMQAMSDIGDYTGATEAYAMFSRRHGRSQAADALARVISGREVRLAEADFWTAPDGTHPIRERERDLVGRDTTIREAAWRLANDRMVTITGPPGVGKTQLALSAAHRVQENYAQPDSSPSFPTGARVVDFITVTAEDTKRPDPARLARHIKNALGMRDQPGEANTDPIGALCATLGDRPLLLVLDNLEHVALECSLLVVSLLGCEGVRLILTTRIPLPRAVRGATLPVSPLTVPEPGDYRMLDSFRTFLSVQLFEHRATRAIQRRDRGEGVGMVAIEPDSGSAPVEFRVTVENALLVEELCRDSGGIPLAIEIMAGQLYLRPRVDEVVAQWRSQGLGVRAAEKPRDLRHTTLRQTIDWSYRLLSKEGTALFRRLAVFVGGCSADAAREVCGFDDIAADDVSYWLDELAGASLLDVSGRAEGKRYRMLVPVQEFAQTLLSGTEREATLAKFAAYFATFAADAHLQIPLGGDRFRDYDAEYDNLIGAIDAGLAVGAVAQVLHAASLMWQYWRERGRLREGYDYLIRILDVAGNASPSYDLGTACFGAGDMAQHLGDLPQARRLYGRSYSVYVGAKSRLGVAGVLEVSALLHRDQGRLGLARRLLLRALKVRREEVKEHPRRGDLVAQTLNNLAMYDIDIGDFAAAIPRLEEALTILTTRKLKGPYGPVLDNWGLVLYAVGDFSGAQAKWLESLAIHRAENAFRHQVLALANLGLVSTALGAYDEAAAYLLESLSMNAEIGDVQRGAWARHYLGALALRQGRYEDARRAFTESLPAYLSLQHKGDIASALDDVAALATRERSFGMAAQLLGATMSAREKLKLVLWPVAAEPLRQHIAELTSQLGAEVLDRERQIGASLTLEEAGQLALDYLTA; this is translated from the coding sequence ATGAACAGAATTCGCGTCAATCTATTCGGGAAGCATGCAAGCGTACTAGTTGGCGGGAAAGAGCTGGCCTTCGACCGTCGCATGCCTTGGCAATTGCTGGCAGTCTTAGCCTTCGCCGGCGACAAACCTACTGAAAGAACTCGTCTCGTCGCGCTCGTGACTCGCCGGGAGGACAAGCACCCGTTCAACGCCCTGTCTGCTCAGCTCACTCGATTGCGCGCGCTACTCGGTGAACAAGCGCTGCGCGACAGCGGTCCGTATGGACTGGTCCTCAATCCGGAAGTGGTGACCGTGGACTTGTGGGAGTTCAGGGCGGACTTGATGGCGTGTATGGAAGGTGTGTGGAGCGAATCCACGAATCTTCGTCTCCGGCAGGTTCTGGCCCGGTACCAACCGCTGTTGTCAGATGACCGATGGCAATGGCTAGCCGCGGCGAGGCAAGACGTGCTGGAAACGTGTATACGGGCGTGCCGTCGGCTTCGCTTCGCAGAAGCCTTGACCTTCCTATCTAGGGCCGACGGGCTCCATCCCGCACTCAGTGAAGTGATTGTCTTGCATCAGATGCAGGCCATGTCCGACATCGGCGATTACACGGGAGCCACCGAGGCGTACGCCATGTTTTCGAGGCGCCACGGTCGCTCCCAAGCCGCGGACGCACTCGCTAGGGTGATATCGGGACGAGAGGTGCGGTTAGCCGAAGCTGACTTCTGGACGGCACCCGATGGCACACACCCGATCCGAGAGCGAGAGCGGGATCTGGTCGGGCGTGACACGACGATTCGCGAAGCGGCCTGGCGCCTCGCCAACGATCGAATGGTGACAATCACCGGACCGCCTGGCGTCGGCAAGACCCAACTAGCGCTCAGCGCCGCTCACCGCGTACAGGAAAACTACGCTCAACCCGACTCCTCACCTTCATTTCCAACTGGGGCTCGGGTGGTCGATTTCATCACTGTCACCGCCGAAGATACGAAGCGACCCGATCCGGCGCGCCTGGCCCGCCACATTAAGAACGCGCTAGGCATGCGGGATCAGCCCGGTGAGGCAAACACTGATCCCATTGGCGCGCTTTGCGCTACATTGGGCGACCGACCATTGCTCCTAGTTCTGGACAATCTTGAACACGTTGCGCTTGAGTGTTCGTTACTCGTCGTCTCGCTTCTTGGCTGTGAGGGAGTTCGCCTCATTCTGACGACGCGCATCCCCCTTCCACGCGCCGTGCGCGGGGCGACGCTGCCGGTTTCCCCACTTACGGTCCCGGAACCTGGGGACTATCGCATGCTGGATTCCTTCCGGACATTCCTCAGCGTCCAGCTCTTCGAGCACCGGGCCACGCGTGCCATTCAGCGTCGTGACAGGGGCGAAGGTGTCGGCATGGTCGCCATCGAGCCTGATTCTGGCTCCGCTCCAGTTGAGTTCCGCGTGACGGTGGAGAACGCACTTCTCGTAGAAGAGTTGTGCCGGGATTCGGGAGGTATTCCCTTGGCGATCGAGATAATGGCTGGTCAGCTATACCTGCGCCCACGCGTCGACGAAGTTGTCGCTCAATGGCGAAGCCAGGGGCTAGGCGTGCGGGCAGCTGAGAAGCCAAGGGACTTGCGCCACACTACCCTGAGGCAGACCATCGACTGGAGTTACCGCCTCCTCTCCAAGGAGGGCACGGCTCTCTTTCGGCGGCTGGCCGTCTTCGTTGGCGGATGTTCCGCCGACGCTGCGCGAGAGGTTTGTGGATTCGACGATATAGCCGCCGACGACGTAAGCTACTGGCTCGACGAGCTTGCTGGCGCATCGCTGCTAGATGTCAGCGGCCGCGCGGAAGGCAAGCGTTACCGAATGCTCGTCCCCGTTCAAGAATTCGCTCAGACACTCTTGAGCGGTACGGAACGTGAAGCCACACTGGCCAAGTTTGCGGCGTACTTCGCGACGTTCGCGGCGGACGCGCATCTTCAGATCCCTCTCGGCGGCGATCGGTTTCGTGATTACGACGCGGAGTACGACAACCTCATCGGTGCCATTGACGCTGGCCTGGCGGTCGGCGCAGTGGCGCAGGTACTCCATGCGGCATCACTGATGTGGCAATACTGGCGGGAGCGTGGCCGTCTGCGGGAGGGCTACGACTACCTGATTCGTATCCTCGATGTGGCAGGAAACGCTTCACCTTCGTATGATCTCGGCACGGCCTGTTTTGGTGCCGGCGACATGGCCCAGCACTTGGGCGACCTTCCACAGGCTCGCCGGCTCTATGGACGAAGCTACAGCGTCTACGTTGGCGCTAAATCGCGCTTGGGCGTCGCTGGTGTTCTGGAGGTCAGTGCCTTATTGCATCGAGATCAGGGGCGTCTCGGTTTGGCCCGTCGCCTCCTTCTGCGCGCCTTGAAGGTCCGCCGCGAGGAGGTCAAAGAACATCCCCGACGGGGCGACCTAGTCGCTCAGACGCTCAACAACTTGGCGATGTACGATATCGATATTGGCGACTTTGCCGCGGCGATACCACGACTCGAGGAGGCACTAACAATTCTGACCACAAGGAAGCTTAAGGGCCCTTACGGTCCCGTCCTTGACAATTGGGGGCTAGTCCTCTATGCCGTGGGAGACTTTTCTGGCGCACAGGCGAAGTGGTTGGAGAGCCTGGCAATTCACCGCGCGGAAAACGCATTTCGGCATCAGGTGTTGGCGCTCGCGAATCTGGGTCTTGTCTCTACTGCCCTTGGCGCATACGACGAAGCCGCGGCGTACTTGCTGGAGTCGCTCTCAATGAACGCCGAGATCGGAGACGTCCAACGAGGGGCTTGGGCGCGCCATTATCTTGGCGCTTTGGCGCTCCGTCAAGGCCGATATGAGGATGCACGCCGCGCCTTCACGGAATCGCTCCCCGCCTACCTCAGCCTCCAGCACAAAGGCGATATCGCGAGCGCTCTGGATGATGTCGCTGCCTTAGCGACCAGAGAGCGTTCGTTTGGTATGGCAGCGCAGCTTCTCGGGGCTACCATGTCGGCGCGGGAAAAGCTGAAGCTGGTGCTCTGGCCTGTTGCAGCCGAGCCGTTGCGTCAGCATATCGCCGAACTCACGAGCCAACTCGGCGCGGAAGTGCTCGACCGTGAACGGCAGATCGGGGCATCCCTGACCCTCGAAGAGGCGGGACAACTCGCACTCGACTACCTGACCGCCTGA
- a CDS encoding AAA family ATPase, translating into MTTRHYRTLRLCAVHREPRHRGLHIAVLSAVDADALGIVQAETLSPIYLQLHNPANDGVAFGRAHIDAEVPQGHVGLQAYLLANARAENGSELEASVVDIGSVPIAADIQLRECGQKTTAFTTDIDAIRQRLIDTELPLRVGHRFAFPLRAGESTFEVLSGGRGANAVRCGVTTHVELIDAVLLDGLPQFRKRAFTGIGGLHAASQRLVEIVLLPARHPEVFSALGIDTPKGVLLYGAPGTGKTLLGRAVADRIGASFYAINGPEIMSKFYGQSEQHLRDVFAKAVNAAPAVVFIDELDSIAPSRDRVSGDLEVRIVSQLLTLLDGLDGRGQVVVIGATNRLDAIDPALRRPGRFDCEIEIPPPESDDRTDILRIHTSTMAMAADVDLADIARRTAGYVGADLAMVCKEAALSAVAHAFTFTSNGDITPTGEPLVVRAADFDAGLRRVQPSAFRGLSVPDITLSWDDLVGVDGCKRDLSEQAEWAFTRREDLRRLGISGDRGILLIGPRSSGRTTLGIALARHMGLNVVYVRAIDILNGGPGTIEEAVGRAFSKARQTQPALVMIDDLDQLVGISGAAIGMAHRAMAQVRYEVGQLRVSGEVLTLVTSTDDVAESAALDRCGLGTTVCIPLPATVDLELILRNRLAGLVDDGFDFEGIARELDGCTVGEVLQICDSAARAAMREPTNTPLIHPSHIAAAIGGHYTRRPPEVGRA; encoded by the coding sequence ATGACCACACGGCATTATCGGACCCTCCGTCTCTGCGCGGTACATCGGGAGCCTCGGCACCGTGGCCTGCACATCGCCGTACTGTCTGCCGTGGATGCAGACGCCCTCGGTATCGTACAGGCAGAAACACTATCCCCTATCTACCTGCAACTGCACAATCCGGCGAACGATGGTGTCGCGTTCGGCCGGGCACACATTGATGCTGAAGTGCCGCAGGGGCACGTCGGCCTGCAGGCCTATCTGTTGGCAAATGCCCGCGCCGAGAACGGCTCAGAACTGGAAGCCTCGGTTGTTGACATTGGGTCCGTTCCAATCGCCGCAGATATCCAGCTCCGCGAATGCGGGCAAAAGACGACGGCGTTCACTACAGACATCGATGCCATTCGCCAACGTCTCATCGACACGGAGCTTCCGTTACGCGTCGGACACCGGTTCGCCTTTCCGCTACGAGCCGGCGAGTCGACCTTCGAGGTCCTATCGGGAGGCAGGGGCGCCAACGCGGTACGCTGTGGCGTTACGACGCACGTCGAATTGATCGACGCGGTACTGCTTGACGGCTTGCCACAGTTTAGGAAACGGGCATTCACCGGAATTGGAGGGCTTCACGCGGCGAGCCAACGCCTCGTGGAAATCGTCCTCTTGCCGGCCCGACACCCGGAGGTGTTCTCTGCGTTGGGGATCGACACGCCGAAGGGGGTCCTGCTGTACGGTGCTCCCGGCACTGGCAAGACGCTGCTGGGCAGGGCGGTAGCGGACCGCATCGGTGCCAGCTTCTACGCGATCAATGGTCCGGAGATCATGTCGAAGTTCTACGGCCAGAGCGAGCAGCACCTCCGGGACGTGTTCGCCAAGGCGGTCAACGCCGCTCCGGCCGTGGTATTCATCGACGAATTGGACAGCATCGCCCCGTCCCGTGACCGCGTATCCGGTGACCTGGAGGTGAGGATCGTCAGCCAGCTTCTGACGCTCCTTGACGGGCTCGACGGGAGAGGCCAGGTGGTAGTAATCGGGGCGACGAACCGCCTGGATGCCATTGATCCCGCCCTGCGCCGGCCGGGCCGCTTCGACTGCGAGATCGAGATCCCTCCGCCGGAATCTGACGACCGAACCGACATCCTGCGCATTCACACTTCCACGATGGCAATGGCAGCGGACGTAGACTTGGCAGACATAGCCCGCCGCACCGCGGGTTACGTCGGCGCCGACCTGGCGATGGTATGCAAGGAGGCCGCGCTTTCTGCCGTTGCGCACGCGTTCACGTTCACCAGCAACGGCGACATCACGCCCACTGGTGAACCGCTCGTCGTTCGCGCCGCCGATTTCGACGCGGGACTGCGCCGCGTGCAGCCGTCGGCCTTCCGCGGCCTGAGTGTCCCCGATATTACACTTTCCTGGGACGACCTGGTGGGGGTGGACGGTTGCAAGCGCGATCTATCCGAACAGGCTGAGTGGGCATTCACCCGTCGGGAGGACCTCCGGCGGCTGGGTATATCGGGTGATCGCGGCATCCTCCTCATCGGTCCGCGGTCCAGCGGAAGAACCACACTTGGGATTGCGCTAGCCCGCCACATGGGATTGAACGTGGTATACGTGCGGGCTATCGACATCCTGAATGGCGGTCCGGGAACGATTGAGGAGGCGGTGGGTCGCGCTTTCAGCAAGGCGCGTCAGACGCAGCCGGCCTTGGTGATGATCGACGATCTTGACCAACTGGTCGGCATTAGCGGCGCGGCCATCGGCATGGCGCATCGCGCGATGGCCCAGGTTCGCTACGAAGTGGGGCAATTGCGGGTGTCGGGTGAGGTCCTCACACTCGTCACGTCCACAGACGACGTTGCTGAGTCGGCAGCGCTCGATCGCTGCGGTTTGGGCACGACAGTCTGTATTCCACTTCCCGCGACGGTGGATTTGGAGCTGATCCTGCGAAACCGGCTTGCCGGCTTGGTGGACGACGGGTTCGACTTCGAAGGCATCGCGCGGGAGCTTGACGGGTGCACGGTGGGCGAAGTTCTGCAAATCTGCGATAGCGCCGCGCGTGCTGCCATGCGCGAACCGACCAACACGCCGCTCATTCACCCGTCTCATATCGCTGCCGCCATCGGCGGCCATTATACGAGGCGACCTCCCGAAGTCGGGAGAGCATAG
- a CDS encoding VCBS repeat-containing protein: MARWLLNVIAFGFLSLSLAFVVSPAHGQITFSPLANYPTGQNPQYIAVGDLNNDGAPDAVIVNNTSGTVTVLLNKHDGTGSFNPPATYAVGNSPVWAVIGDVNGDGKPDIVVSNMASGTISVLLNNGNGTFQAPSSYSVLPAGVSGTPSPAAVALGDVNNNGKLDAVVANTGTGNVSVLMNNGAGVFTATTVYPVGAGPDSVALAKFTSGPNLDILTANKNGRNVSVLLGNGNGTFQAAINTPAGYVPYSAVPRDLDGDGKMDIVVCDNMAQASGVNTLKGNGDGTFQKAVLYSGGKSPIALAIGDFNGDGRPDVATANTGTQDISLFLNAGSTSFAAPATLAGGITHLGVAVGDFDGNGSQDLILANTPSGVTVLLNVTAYVQGVTLNPSSIATGSASTMTVTLTRAAPAGGLTVPIQVSDTRLIWAPGSITIPEGQSSSTVHITANPPYTGTAVITASLGGVAASATITVTAASGGLKGDLNGDGKVDILDVLKLARVVGGLEVMN; the protein is encoded by the coding sequence ATGGCCAGATGGCTCCTGAACGTTATCGCGTTTGGTTTCCTCTCATTGTCTCTTGCATTTGTCGTGTCGCCCGCCCATGGGCAAATAACGTTCAGCCCCCTCGCCAACTACCCCACCGGTCAGAATCCGCAGTATATCGCGGTTGGTGATTTGAATAACGACGGCGCGCCCGACGCCGTGATCGTGAACAACACCAGCGGAACCGTCACCGTATTGCTCAACAAACACGATGGCACCGGATCGTTCAACCCACCTGCAACCTACGCCGTGGGCAACTCCCCAGTCTGGGCAGTCATCGGGGATGTAAACGGTGACGGAAAGCCGGACATCGTCGTGAGCAACATGGCGAGCGGGACTATCAGCGTTCTCCTTAACAATGGCAACGGCACGTTCCAGGCGCCCTCCTCCTATAGTGTCCTGCCCGCCGGCGTAAGCGGAACTCCTTCGCCCGCGGCGGTCGCCCTCGGAGACGTCAACAACAACGGCAAGCTGGACGCAGTGGTAGCCAATACCGGCACCGGCAACGTAAGCGTGCTGATGAACAACGGGGCGGGCGTCTTCACCGCAACGACCGTCTACCCCGTGGGCGCCGGCCCTGATTCCGTTGCCCTCGCCAAGTTCACCTCGGGGCCGAATCTCGACATCCTCACGGCCAACAAGAACGGTCGAAATGTCAGCGTGTTGCTGGGCAACGGTAACGGCACGTTCCAGGCCGCCATCAACACTCCCGCAGGGTATGTGCCCTACAGCGCGGTGCCTCGCGACCTCGACGGCGACGGCAAAATGGACATCGTGGTCTGCGATAACATGGCTCAAGCCAGCGGCGTCAATACCCTGAAGGGCAATGGCGACGGCACTTTCCAGAAGGCCGTGCTCTACTCTGGAGGCAAGAGCCCCATCGCCCTCGCCATAGGCGATTTCAATGGCGATGGCCGCCCGGACGTTGCCACGGCCAACACCGGCACTCAGGACATCAGCCTTTTCCTCAACGCAGGGTCTACCTCATTCGCCGCGCCGGCCACCCTTGCCGGGGGAATAACCCACCTGGGCGTCGCCGTTGGCGACTTTGACGGCAACGGGAGCCAGGACCTGATCCTCGCGAACACGCCCAGCGGCGTGACCGTCCTGCTGAACGTGACGGCATATGTACAGGGTGTGACCCTCAACCCGTCGAGCATCGCGACGGGATCGGCATCCACAATGACGGTTACCCTCACCCGCGCAGCCCCCGCTGGAGGCCTCACCGTCCCCATCCAGGTTTCGGATACCAGGCTGATCTGGGCGCCCGGGAGCATCACCATACCGGAAGGCCAGTCAAGCTCCACGGTCCACATCACCGCAAACCCGCCGTATACGGGAACCGCCGTCATCACCGCCTCTCTGGGCGGGGTAGCCGCTTCCGCCACGATCACGGTCACAGCGGCGTCCGGTGGACTGAAGGGTGATCTGAATGGCGACGGCAAAGTTGACATCCTCGATGTCCTGAAACTCGCCCGGGTGGTCGGCGGCCTCGAAGTCATGAACTAA
- a CDS encoding PEP-CTERM sorting domain-containing protein — MKRFLTSLVAVGVAIGLAGAARAQYFDHFETVNPPPGGSAISGSSTLFFLPGGNLNKFAGGDGTDVVLANLRVTSTASDSTPDVFVVPYVITMDLTDVASGQFTPANAPSLLFKGTLSGTVSGGTANIVNTNTGPLFYNVTLGAVTYHVALGTYTAPEAPGGALGAIGAHVSAVPEPGTFALLGVGILPLLGLARRRK; from the coding sequence GTTGCAATCGGTCTCGCCGGCGCCGCCCGTGCCCAGTATTTCGATCATTTCGAAACCGTCAATCCGCCCCCCGGAGGCAGTGCGATCAGCGGCTCATCCACGCTCTTCTTCCTGCCGGGTGGCAACCTGAACAAATTCGCGGGCGGTGACGGGACGGATGTGGTTCTTGCGAACCTCCGCGTTACCAGCACGGCGAGCGACAGCACACCGGACGTCTTCGTAGTACCTTACGTCATCACGATGGACCTCACGGATGTCGCAAGCGGCCAGTTCACTCCGGCGAACGCTCCCTCCCTGCTGTTCAAGGGCACTCTGTCCGGAACGGTCTCCGGAGGCACAGCGAACATCGTCAACACGAACACAGGGCCTCTGTTCTATAACGTCACGTTGGGCGCGGTTACGTACCACGTGGCCTTGGGCACCTACACGGCGCCCGAAGCTCCCGGTGGCGCCCTCGGTGCCATTGGCGCGCACGTATCGGCTGTTCCGGAGCCTGGCACCTTTGCGTTGCTGGGCGTTGGCATCCTCCCCCTCTTGGGACTGGCTCGCCGCCGCAAATAA